The Sporolituus thermophilus DSM 23256 genome has a segment encoding these proteins:
- the rpmH gene encoding 50S ribosomal protein L34 yields MKRTYQPNTLWRKRTHGFRARMKTRGGRLVLKRRRARGRKRLSA; encoded by the coding sequence ATGAAGCGCACTTACCAACCCAACACGCTGTGGCGAAAAAGAACCCATGGGTTTCGGGCCCGCATGAAAACCAGAGGCGGTCGTCTCGTTTTAAAGAGAAGACGTGCCAGAGGCAGAAAGAGATTATCTGCATAG
- the rnpA gene encoding ribonuclease P protein component, producing MYKLSKGGILRKNKNFQTVYKLGKSYANRLLVLYVKPNREGLRRAGFVTGKRLGGAVVRNRARRLMKEAYRLNQHQLTTGVDMVFIARQPIVKADFAAVSKALLELCGKAQLFNK from the coding sequence ATGTATAAACTAAGTAAGGGCGGCATCCTGCGCAAGAATAAAAATTTTCAGACCGTGTACAAGCTAGGCAAGTCATATGCCAACCGGCTGCTCGTGCTGTACGTCAAGCCTAACCGGGAAGGGCTGCGCCGGGCCGGCTTTGTTACCGGCAAACGCCTGGGCGGTGCGGTCGTCCGCAACCGGGCGCGACGGTTGATGAAGGAAGCTTACCGCTTAAATCAGCATCAGCTGACCACCGGTGTCGATATGGTGTTTATTGCCCGCCAGCCGATTGTCAAAGCCGATTTTGCCGCAGTGAGCAAAGCCCTGCTTGAGTTATGCGGTAAAGCTCAGTTATTTAATAAGTAG
- the yidD gene encoding membrane protein insertion efficiency factor YidD, giving the protein MLKRLFIFLIRLYQKFLSPLKPPSCRFVPTCSEYAAQAIAKYGLVKGGWKAVRRLLRCHPFHPGGYDPV; this is encoded by the coding sequence ATGTTAAAACGCTTATTTATTTTTTTAATCCGCCTTTACCAGAAATTTCTATCACCGCTAAAACCTCCGTCTTGCCGGTTTGTACCCACCTGTTCGGAATACGCTGCCCAGGCGATCGCAAAATACGGACTCGTTAAAGGTGGCTGGAAGGCCGTGCGGCGCCTCTTGCGCTGTCATCCTTTCCATCCCGGAGGGTATGATCCTGTCTGA
- a CDS encoding YidC/Oxa1 family membrane protein insertase — protein MRSDFTLDFLSNIMQTALTYAYNLTAALGVANYGVAIILLTIVIKIALYPLTAKQVTSMKAMQELQPKIKELQEKYKGNPEKLNKELAVLYKESGVNPFSGCLPLLVQMPILIAIFFAIRDYKYLHQPGFLWMKDLAQPDPTYILPVLAAATTWIQQKQTMTDATQQNKMMMIFMPLFIGYISLSFPGGLVLYWVVSNIVQIIQQWWMYRKPATVQGEAR, from the coding sequence ATGAGGAGTGACTTTACTTTGGATTTTTTGAGCAATATCATGCAGACAGCCCTTACATACGCCTATAACCTTACGGCGGCTCTGGGGGTTGCCAATTATGGTGTGGCGATTATTCTGCTGACCATAGTGATTAAGATTGCCCTGTATCCGCTCACGGCCAAACAAGTAACATCCATGAAGGCTATGCAGGAATTGCAGCCGAAGATTAAGGAACTCCAGGAGAAGTATAAAGGCAATCCGGAAAAACTGAATAAAGAATTGGCCGTCCTGTATAAGGAATCGGGGGTCAATCCTTTTTCCGGCTGCCTGCCGCTCTTGGTGCAAATGCCAATCCTCATCGCCATCTTTTTCGCCATCCGGGATTACAAATATCTTCACCAACCTGGTTTTTTGTGGATGAAAGACCTGGCCCAGCCCGATCCGACCTATATTCTGCCTGTTCTGGCGGCGGCGACAACCTGGATTCAGCAGAAACAGACCATGACGGATGCGACGCAGCAGAACAAGATGATGATGATTTTTATGCCGCTGTTTATTGGCTATATTAGCTTATCGTTTCCAGGCGGCCTGGTATTGTATTGGGTGGTCAGCAATATTGTGCAGATTATCCAGCAATGGTGGATGTACCGGAAACCGGCGACAGTACAAGGGGAGGCTCGCTAA
- the jag gene encoding RNA-binding cell elongation regulator Jag/EloR → MTAVEKSGKTIEEAIELARAELGVGPDRIEFEVLEQPSKGLFGFIGGRPARVRVWLKKIDPVAVARDFLQNVFKAMRLEVCIEKMTQDGQVILNMRGEDLGVLIGKHGQTLDALQYLTNLAANKDAEEKVRIILDVEDYRKRRAETLTNLAKRVAERVKRRGERVTLEPMTPHERKIIHMALQHDHRIVTYSEGEEPYRKVVIALKK, encoded by the coding sequence ATGACTGCGGTAGAAAAATCGGGCAAAACAATCGAAGAAGCGATAGAGCTCGCCCGAGCCGAACTTGGCGTTGGACCTGACCGTATCGAATTTGAGGTGTTGGAACAGCCGAGCAAAGGGTTATTTGGCTTCATTGGCGGCAGACCGGCGCGCGTGCGGGTATGGCTGAAGAAAATTGACCCGGTCGCGGTCGCCAGGGATTTTCTGCAAAATGTGTTCAAAGCCATGCGGCTTGAGGTATGTATTGAGAAGATGACCCAGGATGGCCAGGTCATTCTTAATATGCGCGGCGAAGATTTAGGCGTGCTAATCGGTAAGCACGGCCAGACGCTGGATGCGCTGCAATATCTGACCAATTTGGCCGCCAATAAGGATGCCGAGGAGAAGGTCCGCATTATCCTCGACGTCGAAGACTATCGCAAGCGTCGGGCCGAGACGCTGACCAATTTGGCGAAACGGGTGGCCGAACGGGTTAAACGCCGCGGCGAGCGGGTGACGCTGGAGCCCATGACACCGCATGAACGCAAGATTATCCACATGGCGCTGCAGCATGATCACCGCATTGTTACTTACAGCGAAGGCGAAGAGCCGTATCGCAAAGTCGTGATTGCGTTAAAAAAGTAG